In a single window of the Fusarium falciforme chromosome 3, complete sequence genome:
- a CDS encoding AB hydrolase-1 domain-containing protein: MRIHAAVLSALAASAMAKLNAQYDKHLNSLISLVDPPAPLAQNARTEFVSLNGTKLAYRRFGKRGGNPVLYFNHLRAAMDVTDPLLFNYVAQYREVILFDNIGVGHSEGEVSTSVEQMGNHAVALVNALDLDKVVAFGFSLGGGVAQYVSWTYPDLVEKAVFSGTQPGIGPNVTAGPPEVFTIASEEGEPTEKAMLKLFFETTETSLAAGRDWFKRRTDRRVKGEKLSGSVLGPGVTAQLKAISDFTADPSNFGKLKDIKVPVLVTNGKNDIMAPTINSFILQQELPNGTLHVYPDSGHGHLFQFPKQYAQALQQFLDG; the protein is encoded by the exons ATGAGAATTCACGCCGCTGTTCTCTCAGCCCTTGCGGCTTCCGCCATGGCCAAGCTGAA CGCGCAATATGACAAGCACTTGAATTCCTTGATTTCACTCGTTGACCCGCCGGCGCCGTTGGCACAGAATGCTCGGACCGAATTCGTCAGCCTGAACGGTACCAAACTCGCCTATAGACGATTCGGCAAGCGTGGCGGCAACCCTGTCCTATACTTCAACCATTTGCGGGCCGCCATGGATGTCACCGATCCTCTGCTGTTCAACTACGTTGCCCAGTACCGAGAGGTGATCCTGTTCGATAATATCGGCGTCGGCCACAGCGAAGGCGAGGTTTCAACCTCCGTGGAGCAGATGGGTAACCACGCCGTGGCCCTCGTCAATGCTTTAGACCTCGACAAAGTGGTCGCGTTCGGGTTCTCTCTCGGAGGCGGCGTGGCTCAATACGTTTCCTGGACATATCCCGACCTCGTGGAGAAGGCAGTTTTCTCCGGCACACAGCCTGGAATCGGCCCTAACGTTACCGCCGGGCCACCCGAGGTTTTCACAATTGCGTCTGAGGAGGGTGAGCCCACAGAAAAGGCCATGTTGAAACTATTTTTCGAAACCACTGAAACCAGCCTTGCCGCTGGACGGGACTGGTTCAAGCGAAGGACCGATCGCCGCGTCAAGGGGGAGAAGCTCAGTGGATCTGTCTTGGGGCCCGGCGTAACGGCACAGCTGAAGGCGATCTCTGACTTCACCGCCGATCCCAGCAACTTCGGCAAACTCAAGGATATCAAGGTCCCTGTTTTGGTCACCAACGGCAAGAACGACATCATGGCACCCACCATCAACAGCTTTATCCTGCAACAGGAGTTGCCCAACGGTACTCTGCACGTCTACCCTGACTCTGGCCACGGACACTTGTTCCAGTTTCCCAAGCAGTACGCCCAGGCCCTTCAACAGTTCCTCGACGGCTAA